A single window of Bombus pascuorum chromosome 1, iyBomPasc1.1, whole genome shotgun sequence DNA harbors:
- the LOC132915026 gene encoding xylosyl- and glucuronyltransferase LARGE1-like isoform X1 produces MARSWLGCLFGVLILFTIFYLYLLLNVPSADINSFKLNNKLNSLVDVEEESPRVEKLHLENNHNEVKCETVHIAMVCAGYNSTFALVTVVKSILFYRTKPLHFHLLVDEIANRTLTTVFQTWDLPHVNLTYYKAEKWVPKVSWIPNKHYSGVYGLLKLILPDAMREDKVLVFDTDVTVLNDVSLLWQMFEKFTSDQALGLTENQSHWYIKALSYGQRPWPALGRGFNTGVMLMHLQQLRKRKFMSLWETVAKRVLVHIPETSLADQDIINAVVKEHSSIVYEIQCTWNIQLSDHTISDICYRDTSQINIVHWNSPRKQDVYNKHINQFRKLHKVFLEMDGNLLRKRLFGCDKHETVSQYNESTLCREFTRGATTLYRTHPFLLEYEYNVYASTDVALATQCSVERIPLLEDLSKHWPGTISVALYLTDAEVQNFLEFVRGSIELRNRKNIAYHVVYKDGELYPINYLRNTAMSYISTPFIFQLDVDFLPQYGLHESLMNYIIKLNISESDKVALIVPAFETERYRFIFPANKDELLKFLKRGVLYTFRYHVWTQGHAATNYSYWRNTIEPYEVSWEPDFEPYIVVSRKAPRYDTRFIGFGWNKVSYLTHLTVLDYKYIVLPDTFIIHRPHAPSLDIGKFRTDSIYRRCLKKLKDEFVEELVKKYGMQTLLKLKKMTKEERILKSVETKK; encoded by the exons ATGGCTCGATCATGGCTAGGATGTTTATTCGGCGTCTTAATACTATTCACAATTTTTTACCTGTATTTACTATTGAACG TTCCTTCTGCCGATATTAATTCCTTCAAACTTAACAATAAATTGAACTCGCTCGTGGACGTAGAGGAAGAAAGTCCACGTGTGGAAAAGCTGcacttagaaaataatcataaCGAG GTAAAATGCGAGACTGTACATATTGCTATGGTATGCGCCGGATACAATTCAACGTTTGCTCTGGTGACAGTGGTAaaatccattttattctatcgcACTAAACCTTTGCACTTTCACTTGCTTGTTGATGAAATTGCAAATAGGACCTTGACAACAGTATTTCAAACGTGGGATTTACCACACG TGAATTTAACGTATTACAAAGCAGAAAAATGGGTGCCAAAGGTGTCCTGGATACCGAACAAACATTACTCGGGCGTTTACGGTCtcttgaaattaattctgCCGGATGCGATGCGGGAGGATAAAGTGCTGGTATTCGACACGGATGTGACCGTGTTAAACGATGTTAGTTTGCTCTGGCAGATGTTCGAGAAGTTCACGAGCGATCAGGCCCTAGGGCTGACGGAAAATCAGAGTCATTGGTACATAAAGGCATTGTCTTACGGTCAGCGACCATGGCCAGCTCTGGGGCGAGGCTTTAACACTGGCGTGATGCTAATGCACTTGCAACAACTCCGTAAGAGGAAATTTATGAGCCTGTGGGAAACTGTTGCGAAGCGTGTTCTGGTCCATATACCGGAAACTAGTTTAGCCGATCAGGATATAATAAATGCTGTTGTCAAAGAGCATTCATCTATCGTATATGAAATACAGTGCACGTGGAATATTCAATTAAGCGATCACACGATTAGTGATATCTGTTATCGCGACACTAGTCAAATAAAC atcGTACATTGGAATTCTCCACGCAAGCaagatgtatataataaacatattaaTCAATTTCGTAAGTTGCATAAAGTCTTCCTTGAAATGGATGGAAACTTATTACGTAAACGCTTATTTGGTTGTGATAAACACGAAACTGTATCGCAA taCAACGAATCGACTCTTTGTCGAGAATTTACAAGAGGCGCAACCACGTTGTATCGTACTCATCCATTTCTCCTTGAATATGAGTACAATGTATATGCTTCAACAGACGTTGCTCTAGCAACTCAGTGTAGCGTGGAAAGGATACCGTTACTAGAAGACCTATCGAAACATTGGCCCGGTACCATAAGCGTTGCGCTATACCTTACGGACGCTGAGGTGCAGAATTTCCTCGAGTTCGTGCGCGGCTCCATCGAGCTGAGAAACAGGAAGAACATTGCATACCATGTCGTGTATAAGGATGGG GAACTCTATCCCATCAATTATTTGCGAAATACTGCGATGTCGTATATATCGACACCGTTTATCTTTCAATTGGACGTCGACTTTTTGCCGCAATACGGATTACACGAGTCCCTTATGAACTATATCATTAAACTGAATATCAGCGAATCGGACAAAGTAGCTTTGATCGTTCCGGCGTTTGAGACCGAGCGTTATAG GTTTATCTTTCCTGCTAACAAGGATGAACTTCTGAAGTTCTTGAAGCGTGGCGTTCTATACACCTTTCGTTACCATGTCTGGACTCAGGGGCACGCTGCTACAAATTACAGTTATTGGAGAAATACGATAGAACCATACGAA GTTTCTTGGGAACCAGATTTCGAACCCTACATCGTAGTCTCAAGAAAAGCGCCTCGATACGACACCAGGTTCATCGGTTTTGGATGGAACAAGGTATCCTACCTGACACACTTGACGGTATTGGATTACAA GTACATTGTCTTGCCGGATACATTCATTATCCATCGGCCTCACGCCCCTAGTCTCGACATCGGCAAGTTCAGAACTGATTCTATTTATAGAAG ATGCCTAAAGAAGTTAAAGGACGAATTCGTTGAAGAATTAGTGAAGAAATATGGCATGCAGACGTTATTGAAGCTGAAGAAAATGACCAAAGAAGAGAGAATATTAAAGTCTGTTGAAACCAAAAAGTaa
- the LOC132915026 gene encoding xylosyl- and glucuronyltransferase LARGE1-like isoform X2 has product MVCAGYNSTFALVTVVKSILFYRTKPLHFHLLVDEIANRTLTTVFQTWDLPHVNLTYYKAEKWVPKVSWIPNKHYSGVYGLLKLILPDAMREDKVLVFDTDVTVLNDVSLLWQMFEKFTSDQALGLTENQSHWYIKALSYGQRPWPALGRGFNTGVMLMHLQQLRKRKFMSLWETVAKRVLVHIPETSLADQDIINAVVKEHSSIVYEIQCTWNIQLSDHTISDICYRDTSQINIVHWNSPRKQDVYNKHINQFRKLHKVFLEMDGNLLRKRLFGCDKHETVSQYNESTLCREFTRGATTLYRTHPFLLEYEYNVYASTDVALATQCSVERIPLLEDLSKHWPGTISVALYLTDAEVQNFLEFVRGSIELRNRKNIAYHVVYKDGELYPINYLRNTAMSYISTPFIFQLDVDFLPQYGLHESLMNYIIKLNISESDKVALIVPAFETERYRFIFPANKDELLKFLKRGVLYTFRYHVWTQGHAATNYSYWRNTIEPYEVSWEPDFEPYIVVSRKAPRYDTRFIGFGWNKVSYLTHLTVLDYKYIVLPDTFIIHRPHAPSLDIGKFRTDSIYRRCLKKLKDEFVEELVKKYGMQTLLKLKKMTKEERILKSVETKK; this is encoded by the exons ATGGTATGCGCCGGATACAATTCAACGTTTGCTCTGGTGACAGTGGTAaaatccattttattctatcgcACTAAACCTTTGCACTTTCACTTGCTTGTTGATGAAATTGCAAATAGGACCTTGACAACAGTATTTCAAACGTGGGATTTACCACACG TGAATTTAACGTATTACAAAGCAGAAAAATGGGTGCCAAAGGTGTCCTGGATACCGAACAAACATTACTCGGGCGTTTACGGTCtcttgaaattaattctgCCGGATGCGATGCGGGAGGATAAAGTGCTGGTATTCGACACGGATGTGACCGTGTTAAACGATGTTAGTTTGCTCTGGCAGATGTTCGAGAAGTTCACGAGCGATCAGGCCCTAGGGCTGACGGAAAATCAGAGTCATTGGTACATAAAGGCATTGTCTTACGGTCAGCGACCATGGCCAGCTCTGGGGCGAGGCTTTAACACTGGCGTGATGCTAATGCACTTGCAACAACTCCGTAAGAGGAAATTTATGAGCCTGTGGGAAACTGTTGCGAAGCGTGTTCTGGTCCATATACCGGAAACTAGTTTAGCCGATCAGGATATAATAAATGCTGTTGTCAAAGAGCATTCATCTATCGTATATGAAATACAGTGCACGTGGAATATTCAATTAAGCGATCACACGATTAGTGATATCTGTTATCGCGACACTAGTCAAATAAAC atcGTACATTGGAATTCTCCACGCAAGCaagatgtatataataaacatattaaTCAATTTCGTAAGTTGCATAAAGTCTTCCTTGAAATGGATGGAAACTTATTACGTAAACGCTTATTTGGTTGTGATAAACACGAAACTGTATCGCAA taCAACGAATCGACTCTTTGTCGAGAATTTACAAGAGGCGCAACCACGTTGTATCGTACTCATCCATTTCTCCTTGAATATGAGTACAATGTATATGCTTCAACAGACGTTGCTCTAGCAACTCAGTGTAGCGTGGAAAGGATACCGTTACTAGAAGACCTATCGAAACATTGGCCCGGTACCATAAGCGTTGCGCTATACCTTACGGACGCTGAGGTGCAGAATTTCCTCGAGTTCGTGCGCGGCTCCATCGAGCTGAGAAACAGGAAGAACATTGCATACCATGTCGTGTATAAGGATGGG GAACTCTATCCCATCAATTATTTGCGAAATACTGCGATGTCGTATATATCGACACCGTTTATCTTTCAATTGGACGTCGACTTTTTGCCGCAATACGGATTACACGAGTCCCTTATGAACTATATCATTAAACTGAATATCAGCGAATCGGACAAAGTAGCTTTGATCGTTCCGGCGTTTGAGACCGAGCGTTATAG GTTTATCTTTCCTGCTAACAAGGATGAACTTCTGAAGTTCTTGAAGCGTGGCGTTCTATACACCTTTCGTTACCATGTCTGGACTCAGGGGCACGCTGCTACAAATTACAGTTATTGGAGAAATACGATAGAACCATACGAA GTTTCTTGGGAACCAGATTTCGAACCCTACATCGTAGTCTCAAGAAAAGCGCCTCGATACGACACCAGGTTCATCGGTTTTGGATGGAACAAGGTATCCTACCTGACACACTTGACGGTATTGGATTACAA GTACATTGTCTTGCCGGATACATTCATTATCCATCGGCCTCACGCCCCTAGTCTCGACATCGGCAAGTTCAGAACTGATTCTATTTATAGAAG ATGCCTAAAGAAGTTAAAGGACGAATTCGTTGAAGAATTAGTGAAGAAATATGGCATGCAGACGTTATTGAAGCTGAAGAAAATGACCAAAGAAGAGAGAATATTAAAGTCTGTTGAAACCAAAAAGTaa